The genome window GGTAGGCCCGCTGATGCCATCCACAGCCTTTTCCTGCTGGGTGCCATGTCCTGTTCCTCCCGTCTGGGTAAAAAACGCCAGGTATTCATCCCAGCTAACTTCCAGCTTCCCCATGAAAAAAGGCCGGATATGCACCGTATGCCGGGGACCCTCATCCGGTTTCCGGAAAGGTTCATCGGCAGGACTTCCCATAACAAAGGTTCCGCCCGGGATAGTAACCATGTCGAACTGAACGGTACTTCCCGGAATCCGTTCGGTGAACGAAACAAACGAATCAACCTTTGCCGGCTCGGTAAAAACCTGAACGGTAACCGTGGCCTGTTTTCCGAAATCCACATTGTGTGCGTGGATGGCGCCTTCCCGGTAATGCCCAACCTGGAGGTGACAGCGAACACAACTTATTTCATTCTGATGGTCAGAAAAATACAGATGGGCTTCCTCTCCTTCACGCGAGAGGCCCCTGGGAAAAAGATTCGAATGACAGGCTATGCAGGACGCCTGGTATGTATGTCTTTCAGCCGCTTCCGGCGTCTTTTTCTCTTCCCAGTTAATCTTCTCCTGGTCTTTAACCAGCGTACTCCATACATCACGCATTCCGGTTTTAACTTTCTCCCGCAGGTAAGGAAATCCATGGGGCGGCAAATGGCAATCGACACAATGAACCACTATTCCCCGCTGATTGTCATAGTGGGTCGACTGCTTCCATGAGTCGGTTGCATGCGGATGCACATGGCACGATGCACAAAAAGCATCGGTCGAAGTAACTTCCGTGGCCTTTTTACCTCCGTAAAAAAGTACCATCCCTCCTATCAAACCCGCTCCCAAAAGGATACCGGGATGATGAAAAAACTTCTTCAGGAACATTGCAAAAGTGATATTCTCTCCATTTGGTTTGAAATTCAAATAAACAAAAAAAAGGAAAGAACACAAAGAATTGCTGTTATTATCTCCGCTATTGCAAAAGGTTTATGTTGTGGAGCGGGCACAACCAGATACAATCGGGCGGAGTATGTTTTTTCTCTAACAATTACTCAAAATCAACAAGGGAAGATTCTGATAGATCCTCTTTAAACATTTGCTCCAGTTCATCTTCGAAAAAGAATTTCTTTTCACCGAAGGCTGGTTTCAGCTGGTCAATCCATATGGCATCAGGATGGTATTCAGCAAAAAACGGCCTGGCTACCCAGTCAGGGTTTCGTCCCTGAAGCATGCGCATAACGATGAGCTTTTCTTTTTTGCCGTTTGTGACGACTTCGCTCACACCGAGCACCTGCACTTTTCCGGGGATACACGACATGCTGGGTCCCCTTACAGTTCGGCACACTCCACTGACATTCTGATATGCCTTCCTGAAGATTTCCCAGGCTTTGACAAGAGGAATGGAGAAATAATGCTGTGCTCCCGTATCGCGGGCAATGAACATGTAATAAGGAATGCAGTTGTGGTTTACCTGCAATCTCCACATCTCAGCCCATGCCTTCGGGTCGTCATTAATATGCTTCAACACGGGAGACTGCGTGCGTATCTGTGCACCGGTTGAGCGGATTTTGCGGATGGCTTCGGCAACCTGAGGTGTTTTGAGTTCGGTCGGATGAGAAAAATGCGCCATGATGGCCAGATTGATCCCATGTTTAATGATCCGTTCAAACAGATGAAGCAATTCATCGCTGTCCGGATCGGTAAGAAAACGGAATGGCCAGTAGGCCAACGCTTTGGTACCAATGCGGATAGTCTGCAGATGAGGGATATTGGCTTCCAGCAGAGCTTCAATGTATCCGCGCAAAATGGAAGCATGCATTACCATCGGGTCACCGCCCGTAAAGAGCACATCGGTAACAGAGGGATTTTTCCTGATGTAGCTGGCAAGCAGTGTTGCCTCGTCAGTCCTGAACTTCAGATGCGATATACCGGTGAACTGCGGCCAGCGGAAACAAAACGTACAGTAAGCATGGCAGGTTTGGCCCTGCCTGGGAAAAAAGAGAACCGTTTCACGGTATTTATGCTGCATCCCGTTCAGCTTTTTTCCCTCGAGAACCGGTACATTATGCTGTTGTGCAGCCGGATGCGGATTCAACTCACTGTATATTTTTTTTAATATTTCCGCTGATTGTTCCTCACTGTAACGTCCTTCAACCATTCCGGCAGCTTCGCTGAAATGAGCAGGTTGCAGCATGTCTTTCTGAGGAAAATTCAAAAGAAACATCGGATCTTCAGGCACCTTCGACCAGTCGATCAGAAAATCGGTGACATAATTGTTCGTTTTAAACGGCAATACTTTTGAGGAGATGAGAATTTCCTTTCTGAACAACTCAGAAAAATTCTTCATCTGCGGGATTTCTGTAAAATTATGCCGGTTGTAAGCCTGATATTTCATTTTAAAGAGGTTTTACAATACCATTTATTCCCGGTGCAGCAATCCGGGCTTTCTGGAGCCTTTGCACAGCGGCGTATATTGTATGAATCTGCCCTTTTATGCGTACTTCGGGTGAAAAAACCTGTCACTGCGGAAAAGGACTGTGAAATTACCTTGTTTTCAAATAGAATCCATTGATAGATGTCAATTCCACGTTAATTAAAATATGAATAATTTGTTACCTTTGTCTTATGCTCATACATTTCCGTTATGGTTTCCACTTCCGGGTTTCTGAAGGTAGTTAAGCCACCCCCTCAGTGGAAGGTTCCGGTTCTCTTACTGCTGGCCGTTCTGGCGGGGCTTTTTCTTTTTCTGGTGCACATTTCCCGTGCTCCCTCCTATCTGGGGGATGATCCGAAAACCTGCGTGAATTGTCATATTATGGCGCCCCAGTATGCCACCTGGCAGCACAGTTCGCACCGGGAAAATGCCACCTGTAATGACTGCCACGTGCCCCACAATAACATTCTGAACAAGTATTATTTCAAAGCAAAGGATGGTTTGCGGCATGCCACGGTTTTTACACTGCGGGCAGAACCCCAGGTAATTTTTATCAGGGAGGCGGGGAAAAATGTGGTGTGGAAAAACTGCATCCGTTGCCACGGGCCCCTGGTAACCAATCCTAAGCTTCAGGCCATGCGGCCCCTGCATATCAACTCCCTCGGCACACGCAACTGTACGGAATGTCACCGCCACACACCTCACGGAACCGTAAACAGCCTGGCCAGTGTGCCCAATGCCCGCGTCCCTTTGCCCTCCTCCCCTGTGCCGGCATGGCTGCGAAACATCATGAGAACCAATACAGGTGCAACACAATAACCTAATTCCCCTTAGCCATGAAACCAATCAGCGAATTGATCAGGCAGAAACCCTGGCTCGGATGGGTGTTTTTCCTGATTACCATGGTGGTCGTCTTTTTTCTCGGACTGCTGGCTTCATCCATAGTTGAACGTCGTGCCGAGGCTGTATTTGCTTACACTCCTGCTGTGGATATTGATTCCCTTGAACCCGACAATGCCGTATGGGGAAAATATTTTCCCAGAGAATACCACTCGTACCTTCAGACAGCCGACACTGTCTTCCGCTCGCGATACGGAGGTTCCGCCAGCATTGATATGCTGAAGGATGCTCCTGAGCTGGTAATCCTGTGGGCAGGCTATTCCTTTTCGAAAGATTACAACCAGGGAAGAGGCCATTATCACGCCATTACCGACATACGGGCAACACTCCGCACCGGAGCACCGGCAGGCAATGTAAAAAGCCCTTCCCCCAATACATGCTGGACGTGCAAAAGCTCCGACGTTCCCCGTCTGATCAGTGAAAAAGGCATAGCCGGCTTTTATGCAGGAACCTGGGAAACTCTCGGTCCGGAAGTGACCCATCCCATCGGCTGTGTTGACTGCCATGATCCTTCAACCATGAATCTGCACATTTCCCGGCCGGCCCTTCTGGAGGCGTTTCAAAGGCAGGGAAAGGATATAGGCGCCGTCAGCCTCCAGGAAATGCGCACGCTGGTGTGCGCCCAGTGCCATGTTGAATATTATTTCAACAAACACGTTGCAGAGGGGGTCCAGTACCTCACTTTTCCATGGGATAAAGGTTTTACTGCCGATTCCATCGAAGCATATTACGACGCCATGGATTTCGTTGACTGGGAACATGCCATCAGCAAAGCCCCTATGCTGAAAGCCCAGCACCCCGATTATGAGTTGTACCTCAGCGGAACGCATGCAAAACGGGGAATTTCCTGTGCCGACTGCCACATGCCTTATATCAGCGAAGGCGGACAAAAGTTCACCAGCCATCATATCGGAAGTCCTCTGAGAAACGTTTCCTCTTCCTGCCAGGTATGCCACAGGGAAGAAACCGACAAACTGGTGGCTGATGTGTATGAGCGCCAGGACAAAATTGCCTCCATCAGGCATCAGCTGGAAAAACTTCTGGTACGGGCTCATGTGGAGGCAAAGGCTGCATGGGATGCCGGTGCCCGGAAGGAACAGATGCAGGAAATCCTGCAATTGATCCGGCATGCCCAATGGAGGTGGGATTTTGCTGCTGCCAGCCACGGGGCATCCTTTCATGCTCCGCTTGAAGTGAGCAGGATCATATCCACCGGTATCGAAAAAGCCCAGGAAGCCCGGATAAAACTTTCCCGGCTTCTCGCATCCCTGGGGCGCAATGCGGAAATTCCCTTGCCGGATATTTCATCCAAAGAGAAGGCACAAATCTATATTGGGCTGGATATGAAAACTTTACGGGAAGAGAAGGCACAATTTCTCCAGCAGGTTGTGCCCGAATGGGAGAAGAAATGAGAAGGCAAGCTTCTTTCCTCCTCAAATTGGCCTATTGCGGCCGGCAATTGACCTTTTCCATTTCAATTTCCTATATTTGTTCTTTGGCCAACACAAAAGAAACTATCAGTGAAGAAAAAGGAAAATGATGATATTTTTCTGAACAATTTCAGGCTATTGATTAGCAAATACCGTTTCCTGCCGGGTTTTTTGCCCGACAATACCTCGGAAGAAATACGCCAATTGCTGTCTGAAAACCGGACCATAAGAACGTACCACCGGGGAAAATATCTTTTCCATGAAGGTTCCGTTCCGCGCGGGGTTTTTTACCTGGAAAAAGGGATTGTGTATATACAGAAAGCTGACGAAGAAGGTAATGAACAGATTGTATACTTTTACCGGCAGGGGGATTTATTCGGATACCGTCCCATCCTTTGCAATGAGCCGCATCCGGTAAGTGCTGTTGCCCTGGAAGACAGCGTGCTTTCCTTTATATCGCGTGATGTTTTCCTGAAGGCTCTGAACCAGAGCGGGGAACTGGCAAGAAAGCTCCTTGAAAATCTGACTTTTGAATATACTGTATGGACGAATAATGTTTACCTGTTTTCCCGTAAACCGGTAAAGGTGAGGGTGGCACTGGCCCTTCTGCTCCTTTCCGATCTGTTCGGCATCAGCACCAGGCCGGGTATTTTTTCTGAATTCAGAATATCCCGTGATATTCTGGCCGCCTATACCGGTACGGTAAAAGAAACCCTCGTAAGAAATCTCACTCAATTTAAGGAAAAAGGAATTATTCAGACCAGCGGACAAAAAATTACTATTATTAAGCCCGAACAATTGATGAAAATTGTTTTCCAGGAATGACCGGATGGTTATCTGCCAGCCTGATGAAAACCTGTTGATCATCGAAATGATTTTGTATGAAACCCACATGTTTTACAAACACAAACACCGCGGTAATAAAATGCTGAACATGTGGGTTCCATCATACCATTGAAAATTAATTTTGTTATGATGAAACATTATCTGATCAGTTTACTCTTGTTTGCCTGCATTTTTGTGCCGGGCAGGGCACATGAATTGCCGCGGGTTTTTATTTTTACCGATATCAATATTGATTCCGGAGATCCGGATGACCGGCAATCGCTGGTGCATCTTTTCTGGTACGCAAATGAAGTAGCCATCGAAGGAATTGTCCCCGACCGCTGGAATGCCAGGGGCCTGGAGGCCTGCCTGATGGCACTGGAAGCCTACCGCAGGGATTTTGCGGAATTTTCCTTTCAGGAACTGGGATATCCCGAACCGGATACATTAAAAAAGCGTATAGCCAGGGACACGTTGGATGCCTTCCGCCTTTTTCTTGCTGCGGCATCAAAAAAGGATGCTCCTCTTTATGTTCTCGTATGGGGAAATATGGAACTGTTCAAAACCTTTCTCCTGCAGAGGCCGGAGCTGATGAAAAACATCCGGCTTATCACCATTGGTACAGGCCTGATGCTGGAAAAGGATTTCCCTTATATACCAAACGACTGGCCGAGAACTATCCCCTGCAAACAATTGAACTGGAACGGGTTCGGAAGAAATCAAATATATGACAATCCGGAATTCGATGAACTCTGGTGGCTGGAAATCAACTGGACTTATGCCGGCATGTTCACAGGAAAGAAACCGGCAAGGATGCTGAAAAAACTTTCTGTTTACGGAAATCTGGGGCGACACATGAAGGAAGTGGTGAAAAACGAAAGCTGGGCTCAGTATTTTCGGGCAGGCGATACGCCCTCGCTGTTATATGTAATTGATCGTGGGCATGATAAAAACAATCCCTGCCAGAGCAGCTGGGCAGGCAAATTTGTAAAACCCTTTCCTGAAAAGAAACCCAATTACTATACCGATGATGCCGGCAAGGTGTCATGGGATTATGCGAATCCCTGCAATACATGGAAGAACCATGAGAAGGTACGGAATCATGCAGTGAAAACGCTCGAGAAGCGCCGGAATAATATGTACTCTGCATTGCTGGGAAAACTTAACCAAATTTACCGGTAAGGGGTTTCCCCCCTCGACCCTGAGTTGCTTTCTTTTCTTGAATTTACCTGTCCATGCAAAGGATTTCCATGAATCGGCCGGAAGACTAAGGCATCTGAAATTCATCGGGGCCGTTCCACCCAATCATCCCACCGGGCAGCATTGTGCTCCCCTTCTGCCGCATGATCCGGCGAGAGGAACCCCGCGTATCTCTTTCCATGAGCAGGGGTGCATTCCGGTTTATTTTCCAATGGGTTACAGATGGAATACTACCCTGATTTCATGCTCACTTCCTCTAACAGGGGCTGTGATATACCGGGATGCATTTACCTTATCTACTGTGGACGGAACCTTTTTTCCGTCAATGGTCATGCTGGCCTGCCGGCAGTCACGGGGCAAAGGGATCCTGATTGTTCCCTTTTCGAAGGTTCCTTTGGTACGCATGATCACAGTACGGGCAGCTGCATCGTATTTGTACCGGTAACTAACCTGGTTTCCTTCGTTGCCATACCCTATGGACACCTGAACCTCATTTACGCCGGCAAAAAGCCAGCGGGGAGAAAGCTCCACCTCACGGAAGAATATGCTTTTATCTACCACTCCGGCGAGGCCTTCTACAAGGGCACTCAAAAAGGCCGCCTGCCCCCATTCATTGGGAATGGCTTCTTCCTGGGCGGTCCCGTCGGTATTCACACAACCCGGCAGAACCCGGTTGTTTTTGTTCATAATCAATTCAAGTTTTTTTAATTGTTCAACGGCAAATTCCTCCTCTCCATTCTGAAAGGCAGCTTTTGTGAGTTCCCCGCCTACCAGTGGAAGTACAGCACCGTTCATATACACTCCGGTCTTGTACCTCCCGAAGTGCGGTTCAACAGGCGGATATATGCCAAACCATGCGGCAACCGATTCGGAAGAGGTTTTCTTTTCCACCTCCCTGTACGCGTTAATTATCGAAGCGGCCATTTCACGGGTAGGTGCACCACGGTTTATGTCATAGGTATTCGATAAACTCAGTGCATGAATCGGATCGGTTTTTATATGGGACGG of Bacteroidales bacterium contains these proteins:
- a CDS encoding SUMF1/EgtB/PvdO family nonheme iron enzyme — its product is MFLKKFFHHPGILLGAGLIGGMVLFYGGKKATEVTSTDAFCASCHVHPHATDSWKQSTHYDNQRGIVVHCVDCHLPPHGFPYLREKVKTGMRDVWSTLVKDQEKINWEEKKTPEAAERHTYQASCIACHSNLFPRGLSREGEEAHLYFSDHQNEISCVRCHLQVGHYREGAIHAHNVDFGKQATVTVQVFTEPAKVDSFVSFTERIPGSTVQFDMVTIPGGTFVMGSPADEPFRKPDEGPRHTVHIRPFFMGKLEVSWDEYLAFFTQTGGTGHGTQQEKAVDGISGPTPPWGDPAQGWGRGIRPAITMTWQAAEAYCKWLSKVTGKHYRLPTEAEWEYAARGGTQGPYFFEGNPKKYSRHGWMRKIVAPDTAVIGRYLIYGMNSGGKTAEPSGLLPNPFGLVNMLGNVAEFCSDWYAPEYPAAEAENPAGPAEGTEKVIRGGSFMSDAADVRCAARDYTRTTDWLKTDPQIPKSIWWYSDCRHVGFRVVCDYPVHKTK
- a CDS encoding lysine 2,3-aminomutase yields the protein MKYQAYNRHNFTEIPQMKNFSELFRKEILISSKVLPFKTNNYVTDFLIDWSKVPEDPMFLLNFPQKDMLQPAHFSEAAGMVEGRYSEEQSAEILKKIYSELNPHPAAQQHNVPVLEGKKLNGMQHKYRETVLFFPRQGQTCHAYCTFCFRWPQFTGISHLKFRTDEATLLASYIRKNPSVTDVLFTGGDPMVMHASILRGYIEALLEANIPHLQTIRIGTKALAYWPFRFLTDPDSDELLHLFERIIKHGINLAIMAHFSHPTELKTPQVAEAIRKIRSTGAQIRTQSPVLKHINDDPKAWAEMWRLQVNHNCIPYYMFIARDTGAQHYFSIPLVKAWEIFRKAYQNVSGVCRTVRGPSMSCIPGKVQVLGVSEVVTNGKKEKLIVMRMLQGRNPDWVARPFFAEYHPDAIWIDQLKPAFGEKKFFFEDELEQMFKEDLSESSLVDFE
- the nrfH gene encoding cytochrome c nitrite reductase small subunit encodes the protein MVSTSGFLKVVKPPPQWKVPVLLLLAVLAGLFLFLVHISRAPSYLGDDPKTCVNCHIMAPQYATWQHSSHRENATCNDCHVPHNNILNKYYFKAKDGLRHATVFTLRAEPQVIFIREAGKNVVWKNCIRCHGPLVTNPKLQAMRPLHINSLGTRNCTECHRHTPHGTVNSLASVPNARVPLPSSPVPAWLRNIMRTNTGATQ
- the nrfA gene encoding ammonia-forming cytochrome c nitrite reductase produces the protein MKPISELIRQKPWLGWVFFLITMVVVFFLGLLASSIVERRAEAVFAYTPAVDIDSLEPDNAVWGKYFPREYHSYLQTADTVFRSRYGGSASIDMLKDAPELVILWAGYSFSKDYNQGRGHYHAITDIRATLRTGAPAGNVKSPSPNTCWTCKSSDVPRLISEKGIAGFYAGTWETLGPEVTHPIGCVDCHDPSTMNLHISRPALLEAFQRQGKDIGAVSLQEMRTLVCAQCHVEYYFNKHVAEGVQYLTFPWDKGFTADSIEAYYDAMDFVDWEHAISKAPMLKAQHPDYELYLSGTHAKRGISCADCHMPYISEGGQKFTSHHIGSPLRNVSSSCQVCHREETDKLVADVYERQDKIASIRHQLEKLLVRAHVEAKAAWDAGARKEQMQEILQLIRHAQWRWDFAAASHGASFHAPLEVSRIISTGIEKAQEARIKLSRLLASLGRNAEIPLPDISSKEKAQIYIGLDMKTLREEKAQFLQQVVPEWEKK
- a CDS encoding Crp/Fnr family transcriptional regulator, producing the protein MKKKENDDIFLNNFRLLISKYRFLPGFLPDNTSEEIRQLLSENRTIRTYHRGKYLFHEGSVPRGVFYLEKGIVYIQKADEEGNEQIVYFYRQGDLFGYRPILCNEPHPVSAVALEDSVLSFISRDVFLKALNQSGELARKLLENLTFEYTVWTNNVYLFSRKPVKVRVALALLLLSDLFGISTRPGIFSEFRISRDILAAYTGTVKETLVRNLTQFKEKGIIQTSGQKITIIKPEQLMKIVFQE
- a CDS encoding DUF1593 domain-containing protein, with protein sequence MMKHYLISLLLFACIFVPGRAHELPRVFIFTDINIDSGDPDDRQSLVHLFWYANEVAIEGIVPDRWNARGLEACLMALEAYRRDFAEFSFQELGYPEPDTLKKRIARDTLDAFRLFLAAASKKDAPLYVLVWGNMELFKTFLLQRPELMKNIRLITIGTGLMLEKDFPYIPNDWPRTIPCKQLNWNGFGRNQIYDNPEFDELWWLEINWTYAGMFTGKKPARMLKKLSVYGNLGRHMKEVVKNESWAQYFRAGDTPSLLYVIDRGHDKNNPCQSSWAGKFVKPFPEKKPNYYTDDAGKVSWDYANPCNTWKNHEKVRNHAVKTLEKRRNNMYSALLGKLNQIYR